The following coding sequences are from one Amphiprion ocellaris isolate individual 3 ecotype Okinawa chromosome 19, ASM2253959v1, whole genome shotgun sequence window:
- the zgc:100868 gene encoding transmembrane protease serine 9 isoform X2, with amino-acid sequence MQEQMCCDGFTTMAFYKVICVTTVLLILLLPESESQLSICGLARLNTRIVGGQTAPEGFWPWQVSVNTILGSQFCGGSLINNQWVLSAAHCFTRTTASNVQVFLGRQSQQGSNPNEVSRTVTQIIIHPNYNPSTFDNDIALLRLSSTVTFTDFIVPVCLAASDSTFHAGINTWVTGWGTIASGVSNPFPQNLMEVQVPTVGNRQCNCNYGVGQITDNMLCAGLPEGGRDSCQGDSGGPLVIKQGDRWILSGVVSFGRGCALANFPGVYARVSRFQTWINEQIISNQPGFITFRSTGTDSDLSVTCPGLPPVTTTLPPTTTPPTTTPKPVVCGQAPRNSRILGGSSVATEGVWPWMASLQKNGSHVCGGTLVAVDSVLSDAKCFSSLPVASDWTVVLGRLRQNGSNPFEVTMNVTNITLSSLNGSNVAVLTLSGQPTLSDYIQPICLDSGRTFAVGTVCWAAGWSSGRGGEEQILQELQTSIVDCGNASSSDNICTGNFTLEQGDSGGPLMCKQDGSWFQVVVLSVETNSTRARLTREVRADNIQVFSRVNRFQGFLTRTLGTLLSPASTNNSTDNSTTTTTTTTTSASDNSTTTTSASSTVAGRGTPAHSSPFLFFHFLLLALCLQLFS; translated from the exons ATGCAGGAGCAGATGTGCTGCGATGGATTTACAACCATGGCTTTCTACAAGGTGATCTGTGTGACCACTGTGCTGCTGATTCTGCTGCTGCCAG agtcTGAGTCACAGCTAAGCA TTTGTGGTCTGGCACGTCTGAACACCAGAATTGTTGGAGGACAAACTGCCCCTGAAGGTTTCTGGCCCTGGCAGGTCAGTGTGAACACAATTCTAGGGAGTCAGTTCTGTGGAGGATCCCTCATTAACAACCAGTGGGTGCTGAGTGCTGCTCACTGCTTCACCAG GACCACTGCGAGCAATGTGCAGGTGTTTCTGGGTCGTCAGAGCCAGCAGGGATCCAACCCCAATGAAGTTTCTCGGACAGTAACACAGATCATCATCCATCCCAACTACAACCCCTCAACTTTTGACAATGACATCGCCCTCCTGAGGCTCTCATCAACTGTAACTTTCACCGACTTCATTGTTCCCGTCTGCCTGGCAGCCTCAGACAGCACCTTCCACGCTGGCATTAACACCTGGGTCACCGGCTGGGGCACCATTGCATCTGGAG TGAGCAATCCTTTTCCACAAAACCTGATGGAGGTGCAGGTGCCGACTGTGGGAAACAGACAGTGTAACTGCAACTATGGAGTTGGTCAGATCACTGACAACATGCTGTGTGCCGGCTTACCTGAAGGAGGGAGGGACTCCTGTCAG GGGGATTCGGGAGGTCCGCTGGTGATTAAGCAGGGAGATAGATGGATTCTTAGCGGCGTCGTTAGTTTTGGAAGGGGCTGTGCCCTGGCAAACTTCCCAGGAGTTTACGCCAGAGTGTCCCGGTTCCAGACCTGGATTAATGAACAGATCATCAGCAACCAGCCGGGCTTCATCACCTTCAGGTCCACAGGGACTGACAGTGACCTCAGCGTCACCTGTCCAGGCCTGCCACCAGTTACAACCACCCTCCCTCCAACCACCACCCCTCCAACCACCACACCCAAAC CGGTGGTCTGTGGACAAGCTCCGAGGAATTCTCGTATTTTGGGGGGAAGCTCGGTGGCGACAGAAGGCGTTTGGCCGTGGATGGCGAGTCTGCAGAAGAATGGAAGTCATGTGTGTGGTGGGACTCTGGTGGCCGTGGACTCTGTGCTGAGTGACGCCAAATGCTTCTCAAG CCTCCCTGTAGCGTCTGACTGGACTGTAGTGCTGGGTCGCCTGAGGCAGAACGGATCCAACCCATTTGAGGTGACGATGAATGTGACAAATATAACTCTGAGCAGCCTGAACGGATCCAACGTCGCAGTGCTGACCCTGTCAGGTCAACCCACCCTGTCCGACTACATCCAGCCCATCTGCCTGGACAGTGGGCGAACCTTTGCTGTGGGAACAGTGTGCTGGGCCGCCGGCTGGAGCTCTGGACGAGGAGGAG AGGAGCAAATCTTGCAGGAGCTCCAGACCTCGATAGTAGACTGTGGAAACGCATCATCCAGTGACAACATTTGTACAGGAAATTTTACACTGGAGCAG GGTGACTCTGGCGGCCCACTGATGTGTAAACAGGACGGTTCCTGGTTTCAGGTGGTTGTGCTGTCTGTTGAAACCAACTCCACCAGAGCCAGATTGACCCGTGAAGTTCGAGCTGACAACATCCAGGTCTTCAGCAGAGTGAACCGCTTCCAGGGCTTCCTGACTCGGACTTTGGGCACGCTGCTGTCTCCAGCTTCCACCAACAACAGCACCGACaacagcaccaccaccaccaccaccaccaccaccagcgcCTCCGACaacagcaccaccaccaccagcgcCTCCAGTACTGTGGCCGGCAGGGGCACTCCTGCTCACTCTTCacccttcctcttcttccacttcctcctccttgCCTTGTGTCTCCAGCTCTTCTCATAG
- the zgc:100868 gene encoding transmembrane protease serine 9 isoform X3: MAFYKVICATTVLLILLLPESESQLSICGLARLNTRIVGGQTAPEGFWPWQVSVNTILGSQFCGGSLINNQWVLSAAHCFTRTTASNVQVFLGRQSQQGSNPNEVSRTVTQIIIHPNYNPSTFDNDIALLRLSSTVTFTDFIVPVCLAASDSTFHAGINTWVTGWGTIASGVSNPFPQNLMEVQVPTVGNRQCNCNYGVGQITDNMLCAGLPEGGRDSCQGDSGGPLVIKQGDRWILSGVVSFGRGCALANFPGVYARVSRFQTWINEQIISNQPGFITFRSTGTDSDLSVTCPGLPPVTTTLPPTTTPPTTTPKPVVCGQAPRNSRILGGSSVATEGVWPWMASLQKNGSHVCGGTLVAVDSVLSDAKCFSSLPVASDWTVVLGRLRQNGSNPFEVTMNVTNITLSSLNGSNVAVLTLSGQPTLSDYIQPICLDSGRTFAVGTVCWAAGWSSGRGGEEQILQELQTSIVDCGNASSSDNICTGNFTLEQGDSGGPLMCKQDGSWFQVVVLSVETNSTRARLTREVRADNIQVFSRVNRFQGFLTRTLGTLLSPASTNNSTDNSTTTTTTTTTSASDNSTTTTSASSTVAGRGTPAHSSPFLFFHFLLLALCLQLFS, translated from the exons agtcTGAGTCACAGCTAAGCA TTTGTGGTCTGGCACGTCTGAACACCAGAATTGTTGGAGGACAAACTGCCCCTGAAGGTTTCTGGCCCTGGCAGGTCAGTGTGAACACAATTCTAGGGAGTCAGTTCTGTGGAGGATCCCTCATTAACAACCAGTGGGTGCTGAGTGCTGCTCACTGCTTCACCAG GACCACTGCGAGCAATGTGCAGGTGTTTCTGGGTCGTCAGAGCCAGCAGGGATCCAACCCCAATGAAGTTTCTCGGACAGTAACACAGATCATCATCCATCCCAACTACAACCCCTCAACTTTTGACAATGACATCGCCCTCCTGAGGCTCTCATCAACTGTAACTTTCACCGACTTCATTGTTCCCGTCTGCCTGGCAGCCTCAGACAGCACCTTCCACGCTGGCATTAACACCTGGGTCACCGGCTGGGGCACCATTGCATCTGGAG TGAGCAATCCTTTTCCACAAAACCTGATGGAGGTGCAGGTGCCGACTGTGGGAAACAGACAGTGTAACTGCAACTATGGAGTTGGTCAGATCACTGACAACATGCTGTGTGCCGGCTTACCTGAAGGAGGGAGGGACTCCTGTCAG GGGGATTCGGGAGGTCCGCTGGTGATTAAGCAGGGAGATAGATGGATTCTTAGCGGCGTCGTTAGTTTTGGAAGGGGCTGTGCCCTGGCAAACTTCCCAGGAGTTTACGCCAGAGTGTCCCGGTTCCAGACCTGGATTAATGAACAGATCATCAGCAACCAGCCGGGCTTCATCACCTTCAGGTCCACAGGGACTGACAGTGACCTCAGCGTCACCTGTCCAGGCCTGCCACCAGTTACAACCACCCTCCCTCCAACCACCACCCCTCCAACCACCACACCCAAAC CGGTGGTCTGTGGACAAGCTCCGAGGAATTCTCGTATTTTGGGGGGAAGCTCGGTGGCGACAGAAGGCGTTTGGCCGTGGATGGCGAGTCTGCAGAAGAATGGAAGTCATGTGTGTGGTGGGACTCTGGTGGCCGTGGACTCTGTGCTGAGTGACGCCAAATGCTTCTCAAG CCTCCCTGTAGCGTCTGACTGGACTGTAGTGCTGGGTCGCCTGAGGCAGAACGGATCCAACCCATTTGAGGTGACGATGAATGTGACAAATATAACTCTGAGCAGCCTGAACGGATCCAACGTCGCAGTGCTGACCCTGTCAGGTCAACCCACCCTGTCCGACTACATCCAGCCCATCTGCCTGGACAGTGGGCGAACCTTTGCTGTGGGAACAGTGTGCTGGGCCGCCGGCTGGAGCTCTGGACGAGGAGGAG AGGAGCAAATCTTGCAGGAGCTCCAGACCTCGATAGTAGACTGTGGAAACGCATCATCCAGTGACAACATTTGTACAGGAAATTTTACACTGGAGCAG GGTGACTCTGGCGGCCCACTGATGTGTAAACAGGACGGTTCCTGGTTTCAGGTGGTTGTGCTGTCTGTTGAAACCAACTCCACCAGAGCCAGATTGACCCGTGAAGTTCGAGCTGACAACATCCAGGTCTTCAGCAGAGTGAACCGCTTCCAGGGCTTCCTGACTCGGACTTTGGGCACGCTGCTGTCTCCAGCTTCCACCAACAACAGCACCGACaacagcaccaccaccaccaccaccaccaccaccagcgcCTCCGACaacagcaccaccaccaccagcgcCTCCAGTACTGTGGCCGGCAGGGGCACTCCTGCTCACTCTTCacccttcctcttcttccacttcctcctccttgCCTTGTGTCTCCAGCTCTTCTCATAG
- the srsf2b gene encoding serine/arginine-rich splicing factor 2b isoform X2 yields the protein MNYGRPPPDVDGMTSLKVDNLTYRTSPETLRRVFEKYGRVGDVYIPRDRYTKESRGFAFVRFHDKRDAEDAMDAMDGALLDGRELRVQMARYGRPPDSHYGGGRRGGSTRRYSGHGRRSRSPKHRRRSRSRSRSRSRSRSRSRYSRSRSRSYSRSKSRSPRNKKTKAHSRSRSRSRSRSRSRSHTPSSRRGSRSRSKSQPKSAAENGGESS from the exons ATGAATTACGGTAGGCCTCCGCCGGACGTCGACGGCATGACTTCCCTCAAAGTGGACAACCTGACGTATCGAACATCGCCCGAAACCCTCCGCCGGGTGTTCGAGAAGTACGGCCGGGTGGGGGACGTCTACATTCCCCGAGACCGCTACACGAAAGAGAGCCGGGGCTTCGCGTTCGTTCGGTTCCACGACAAACGGGACGCCGAGGACGCGATGGACGCCATGGACGGAGCGCTGCTGGACGGCCGAGAGCTGCGGGTCCAGATGGCCCGGTACGGCAGACCGCCAGACTCCCACTACGGCGGAGGACGGCGAGGAGGATCCACCCGGAGGTACAGCGGCCACGGACGCCGAAGCAGAAG CCCCAAACACCGGAGACGCAGCCGGTCTCGCAGCCGGAGTCGCTCCCGGTCCCGAAGCCGGTCCCGCTACAGCAGGTCCAGGTCCCGGTCCTACTCCAGGTCCAAGTCCCGCTCCCCCAGGAACAAGAAGACCAAGGCCCATTCCCGTTCCAGATctaggtccaggtccaggtcccgATCCAGAAGCCACACCCCTTCCTCCAGAAGggggtccaggtccaggtctaAGAGCCAGCCCAAGTCGGCCGCAGAAAACGGAGGTGAATCCTCGTAG
- the srsf2b gene encoding serine/arginine-rich splicing factor 2b isoform X1: MNYGRPPPDVDGMTSLKVDNLTYRTSPETLRRVFEKYGRVGDVYIPRDRYTKESRGFAFVRFHDKRDAEDAMDAMDGALLDGRELRVQMARYGRPPDSHYGGGRRGGSTRRYSGHGRRSRSSSLSPKHRRRSRSRSRSRSRSRSRSRYSRSRSRSYSRSKSRSPRNKKTKAHSRSRSRSRSRSRSRSHTPSSRRGSRSRSKSQPKSAAENGGESS, from the exons ATGAATTACGGTAGGCCTCCGCCGGACGTCGACGGCATGACTTCCCTCAAAGTGGACAACCTGACGTATCGAACATCGCCCGAAACCCTCCGCCGGGTGTTCGAGAAGTACGGCCGGGTGGGGGACGTCTACATTCCCCGAGACCGCTACACGAAAGAGAGCCGGGGCTTCGCGTTCGTTCGGTTCCACGACAAACGGGACGCCGAGGACGCGATGGACGCCATGGACGGAGCGCTGCTGGACGGCCGAGAGCTGCGGGTCCAGATGGCCCGGTACGGCAGACCGCCAGACTCCCACTACGGCGGAGGACGGCGAGGAGGATCCACCCGGAGGTACAGCGGCCACGGACGCCGAAGCAGAAG CTCTTCCCTCAGCCCCAAACACCGGAGACGCAGCCGGTCTCGCAGCCGGAGTCGCTCCCGGTCCCGAAGCCGGTCCCGCTACAGCAGGTCCAGGTCCCGGTCCTACTCCAGGTCCAAGTCCCGCTCCCCCAGGAACAAGAAGACCAAGGCCCATTCCCGTTCCAGATctaggtccaggtccaggtcccgATCCAGAAGCCACACCCCTTCCTCCAGAAGggggtccaggtccaggtctaAGAGCCAGCCCAAGTCGGCCGCAGAAAACGGAGGTGAATCCTCGTAG
- the eif1 gene encoding eukaryotic translation initiation factor 1, with protein sequence MSGIQNLQTFDPFADATKGDDRLPAGTEDYIHIRIQQRNGRKTLTTVQGISADYDKKKLVKAFKKKFACNGTVIEHPEYGEVIQLQGDQRKNICQFLIEIDLAKEEQLKVHGF encoded by the exons ATGTCCGGTATCCAGAACCTCCAAACTTTTG ACCCCTTTGCTGATGCAACTAAGGGTGATGACCGCCTCCCAGCCGGGACAGAGGACTACATCCACATAAGAATCCAACAGCGGAACGGCAGGAAGACCCTCACTACTGTCCAGGGCATCTCCGCCGACTATGACAAGAAGAAGCTAGTCAAGGCCTTCAAGAAG AAGTTTGCCTGCAATGGGACAGTGATTGAGCACCCAGAGTATGGTGAAGTGATCCAGCTGCAGGGAGACCAGCGCAAGAATATCTGCCAGTTCCTCATTGAG ATTGACTTGGCCAAGGAGGAGCAGCTCAAAGTCCACGGCTTCTAG
- the si:ch211-198p11.6 gene encoding uncharacterized protein si:ch211-198p11.6, which translates to MEVLSIWQLSIPLPAVLMITVGLYMVVLGVGLWIRYCLKDCCSSYCTDCCPSVSVCDQCFRFAAMCDCKLPTVDSLLPSCSSPSCDRWDCACTCQPPECESCNCLCFEIRIK; encoded by the exons ATGGAG GTTCTGTCCATCTGGCAGCTGTCCATCCCTCTACCTGCAGTTCTGATGATCACAGTCGGTCTGTACATGGTGGTTCTGGGGGTCGGACTGTGGATCCGTTACTGCCTCAAG GACTGCTGCTCCTCGTATTGCACCGACTGCTGTCCCAGCGTCTCCGTTTGTGATCAGTGCTTCAGATTTGCTGCGATGTGCGACTGTAAGCTGCCGACCGTGGACTCCCTCCTGCCTTCGtgttcttctccttct TGTGATCGGTGGGACTGTGCCTGCACCTGTCAGCCTCCAGAGTGTGAATCCTGCAACTGTCTCTGCTTCGAGATCAGGATCAAGTAG